A part of Escherichia marmotae genomic DNA contains:
- the glnK gene encoding P-II family nitrogen regulator, whose translation MKLVTVIIKPFKLEDVREALSSIGIQGLTVTEVKGFGRQKGHAELYRGAEYSVNFLPKVKIDVAIADDQLDEVIDIVSKAAYTGKIGDGKIFVAELQRVIRIRTGEADEAAL comes from the coding sequence ATGAAGCTGGTGACCGTGATAATCAAACCATTCAAGCTGGAAGACGTTCGTGAAGCGTTATCTTCCATTGGCATCCAGGGCCTGACCGTCACTGAAGTGAAAGGTTTCGGGCGTCAGAAAGGGCATGCTGAGCTGTACCGTGGCGCGGAATACAGCGTCAATTTCCTGCCAAAAGTAAAAATCGATGTGGCGATTGCCGATGATCAACTCGATGAAGTGATCGATATCGTCAGCAAGGCGGCTTACACCGGAAAAATTGGCGACGGCAAAATCTTTGTCGCTGAATTGCAACGCGTCATTCGTATCCGTACCGGCGAAGCCGACGAAGCGGCGCTGTAA
- a CDS encoding EAL domain-containing protein: MRTRHLVSLISGVLILSVLLPVGLSVWLAHQQVEASFIEELNTYSSRVAIRANKVAMQGKDALQELERWQGGACSEEHLMEMRRVSYSYRYIQEVVYIDNNIPQCSSLEHESPPDTFPEPGRISKEGYRVWLTSHNDLGITRYMVAMGTAHYVVMIDPASFIDVIPYSSWQIDAAIIGNAHNTVITSSDEIARGIITQLQKTPGEHIENNGIIYDIQPLPEMNISIITWAPTKMLQTSWYRQVFIWLPVGLLIGLLAAIFVLRILRRLQSPHHRLQDAIENRDICVHYQPIVSLANGKIVGAEALARWPQTDGSWLSPDSFIPLAQQTGLSEPLTLLIIRNVFEDMGDWLRQHPNQHISINLESTVLISEKIPQLLGKMINHYQVNPKQIALELTEREFADPKTSAPIISRYREAGHDIYLDDFGTGYSSLSYLQDLDVDILKIDKSFVDALEYKNVTPHIIEMAKTLKLKMVAEGIETSKQEEWLRQHGVHYGQGWLYSKALPKEDFIIWAKQHL; encoded by the coding sequence GTGAGAACACGACATCTGGTCAGCCTGATTTCAGGTGTACTTATACTTTCAGTACTGCTGCCTGTCGGCTTAAGCGTCTGGTTGGCCCATCAGCAGGTAGAAGCGTCATTTATTGAGGAGTTGAATACCTATTCTTCCCGTGTCGCTATTCGGGCCAATAAAGTAGCGATGCAAGGAAAAGATGCGCTGCAAGAGCTGGAAAGATGGCAAGGTGGAGCCTGTAGTGAAGAACATCTCATGGAAATGCGCCGGGTTTCATACAGCTATCGCTATATTCAGGAAGTGGTCTATATCGATAACAACATTCCCCAGTGCTCTTCTCTGGAACACGAAAGCCCACCGGATACCTTCCCGGAGCCGGGGAGGATTTCAAAAGAGGGTTATCGTGTCTGGTTAACCTCGCACAACGACTTAGGTATCACCCGTTACATGGTTGCTATGGGAACCGCACATTACGTAGTAATGATCGATCCTGCCTCCTTTATCGACGTAATTCCTTATAGCTCATGGCAAATTGATGCCGCCATTATTGGCAATGCCCATAATACTGTCATAACCAGCAGCGATGAAATTGCCCGGGGCATTATTACCCAACTACAAAAAACGCCCGGTGAGCATATCGAAAATAATGGAATTATTTACGACATCCAGCCCCTCCCGGAGATGAATATTTCCATCATCACCTGGGCTCCAACGAAAATGTTGCAAACAAGCTGGTATCGGCAGGTTTTTATTTGGTTACCTGTTGGGTTATTAATTGGTCTGCTGGCAGCGATATTTGTGCTTCGTATTTTGCGCCGCCTCCAGTCACCGCATCACCGACTGCAAGATGCCATCGAAAACCGTGATATTTGCGTACATTATCAGCCGATTGTCTCCTTAGCCAATGGCAAAATTGTCGGTGCCGAAGCACTGGCACGTTGGCCACAGACGGACGGTAGCTGGTTGTCACCGGATAGTTTCATCCCGCTGGCACAGCAAACGGGTCTTTCTGAACCACTGACGCTGCTGATTATAAGAAACGTATTTGAAGATATGGGCGACTGGCTGCGACAACACCCGAACCAGCATATTTCAATCAATCTGGAATCTACTGTGCTCATATCGGAAAAAATTCCGCAACTCCTGGGGAAAATGATCAACCACTACCAAGTTAACCCTAAACAGATCGCGCTTGAACTCACAGAGCGCGAGTTTGCCGATCCGAAAACCAGCGCTCCGATCATTTCTCGCTACCGGGAAGCCGGTCATGATATTTATCTGGATGATTTCGGTACTGGTTATTCGAGCTTAAGTTATTTGCAGGATCTGGATGTCGATATTCTGAAAATAGATAAATCCTTCGTTGACGCACTGGAATATAAAAATGTCACCCCGCATATCATCGAAATGGCAAAAACGCTGAAGCTGAAAATGGTGGCGGAAGGCATCGAAACCAGCAAACAGGAAGAGTGGCTACGCCAGCATGGTGTGCACTACGGTCAGGGCTGGTTGTACAGCAAAGCTTTGCCAAAAGAAGATTTCATTATCTGGGCAAAACAGCATCTCTGA
- the tesB gene encoding acyl-CoA thioesterase II, whose amino-acid sequence MSQALKNLLTLLNLEKIEEGLFRGQSEDLGLRQVFGGQVVGQALYAAKETVPEERLVHSFHSYFLRPGDSKKPIIYDVETLRDGNSFSARRVAAIQNGKPIFYMTASFQAPEAGFEHQKEMPPAPAPDGLPSETQIAQSLAHLLPPVLKDKFICDRPLEVRPVEFHNPLKGHVAAPHRQVWIRANGSVPDDLRVHQYLLGYASDLNFLPVALQPHGIGFLEPGIQIATIDHSMWFHRPFNLNEWLLYSVESTSASSARGFVRGEFYTQDGMLIASTVQEGVMRNHN is encoded by the coding sequence ATGAGTCAGGCCTTAAAAAATTTACTGACATTGTTGAATCTGGAAAAAATTGAGGAAGGACTCTTTCGCGGCCAGAGTGAAGATTTAGGTTTACGCCAGGTGTTTGGTGGCCAGGTCGTGGGTCAGGCGCTGTATGCTGCAAAAGAGACAGTTCCCGAAGAGCGTCTGGTGCATTCGTTCCACAGCTACTTTCTTCGCCCTGGCGACAGTAAAAAGCCGATTATTTACGATGTCGAAACGCTGCGCGACGGCAACAGTTTCAGCGCCCGTCGTGTGGCTGCTATTCAAAACGGCAAACCGATCTTTTATATGACGGCCTCTTTCCAGGCACCGGAAGCGGGTTTCGAACACCAAAAAGAGATGCCTCCAGCCCCTGCGCCTGATGGTCTGCCTTCGGAAACGCAAATCGCCCAGTCGCTGGCCCACTTGTTACCGCCAGTGCTGAAAGATAAATTTATCTGTGATCGTCCGCTGGAAGTCCGTCCGGTGGAGTTTCATAACCCACTGAAAGGCCACGTCGCAGCCCCCCATCGTCAGGTGTGGATCCGCGCGAACGGCAGCGTGCCGGATGATCTGCGCGTTCATCAGTACCTGCTCGGTTATGCCTCTGACCTCAATTTCTTGCCAGTAGCTTTACAGCCGCACGGTATCGGTTTTCTCGAACCGGGGATTCAAATTGCTACCATCGACCATTCCATGTGGTTCCATCGACCGTTTAATCTAAACGAATGGCTGCTGTATAGCGTGGAGAGCACGTCAGCGTCCAGTGCCCGCGGATTTGTGCGTGGTGAGTTTTATACCCAGGACGGCATGCTGATTGCCTCGACCGTTCAGGAAGGGGTAATGCGTAATCACAATTAA
- a CDS encoding SmdB family multidrug efflux ABC transporter permease/ATP-binding protein yields MRSFSQLWPTLKRLLAYGSPWRKPLGIAVLMMWVAAAAEVSGPLLISYFIDNMVAKNNLPLKMVVGLAVAYVGLQLLAAGLHYAQSLLFNRAAVGVVQQLRTDVMDAALRQPLSEFDTQPVGQVISRVTNDTEVIRDLYVTVVATVLRSAALVGAMLVAMFSLDWRMALVAIMIFPVVLVVMVIYQRYSTPIVRRVRAYLADINDGFNEIINGMSVIQQFRQQARFGERMGEASRSHYMARMQTLRLDGFLLRPLLSLFSSLILCGLLMLFGFSASGTIEVGVLYAFISYLGRLNEPLIELTTQQAMLQQAVVAGERVFELMDGPRQQYGNDDRPLQSGTIDVDNVSFAYRDDNLVLKNINLSVPSRNFVALVGHTGSGKSTLASLLMGYYPLTEGEIRLDGRPLSSLSHSALRHGVAMVQQDPVVLADSFLANVTLGRDISEERVWQALETVQLAELARSMSDGIYTPLGEQGNNLSVGQKQLLALARVLVETPQILILDEATASIDSGTEQAIQHALAAVREHTTLVVIAHRLSTIVDADTILVLHRGQAVEQGTHQQLLAAQGRYWQMYQLQLAGEELAASVREEESLSA; encoded by the coding sequence ATGCGTAGTTTTAGCCAACTGTGGCCGACTCTGAAGCGCCTGTTAGCATACGGTTCGCCGTGGCGTAAGCCGCTGGGGATTGCGGTTCTGATGATGTGGGTTGCAGCAGCGGCAGAAGTGAGTGGGCCGCTGCTCATCAGCTATTTTATCGACAATATGGTGGCGAAAAATAATCTGCCGTTGAAGATGGTTGTTGGTCTGGCGGTTGCGTATGTTGGGCTGCAACTGCTTGCCGCCGGACTGCACTACGCGCAGTCGTTGTTGTTTAACCGGGCGGCGGTTGGCGTTGTACAACAGTTGCGTACCGACGTGATGGATGCTGCGCTACGCCAGCCATTAAGTGAGTTTGATACCCAGCCGGTCGGGCAGGTCATTTCCCGCGTCACCAATGACACAGAAGTGATCCGCGATCTCTACGTTACCGTGGTAGCAACCGTTTTGCGTAGCGCCGCACTTGTGGGTGCGATGCTGGTGGCGATGTTCAGTCTCGACTGGCGAATGGCGCTGGTGGCAATAATGATCTTCCCGGTCGTGCTGGTGGTGATGGTGATATACCAGCGTTACAGTACGCCGATTGTCCGCCGCGTGCGCGCCTATCTGGCGGATATCAACGACGGTTTTAACGAAATCATCAATGGCATGAGCGTTATCCAGCAGTTCCGTCAGCAGGCGCGATTTGGTGAACGTATGGGGGAGGCCAGCCGTTCGCACTATATGGCGCGAATGCAAACCCTGCGGCTCGACGGCTTTTTACTGCGACCACTGCTTAGTCTGTTTTCATCGCTCATTCTTTGCGGTTTGTTGATGCTGTTTGGTTTCTCTGCCAGTGGCACTATTGAAGTGGGCGTGTTGTATGCGTTTATCAGCTATCTGGGGCGACTTAACGAACCATTAATCGAACTGACCACGCAACAGGCAATGCTGCAACAGGCTGTTGTCGCAGGTGAGCGTGTATTTGAACTGATGGACGGGCCGCGCCAGCAATATGGCAATGATGATCGCCCGTTACAGAGCGGCACCATTGACGTCGATAATGTGTCGTTTGCCTATCGTGATGACAATCTGGTACTGAAAAACATTAATCTGTCTGTGCCTTCGCGCAACTTTGTGGCGCTGGTCGGGCATACCGGCAGTGGCAAAAGCACTTTGGCAAGTTTGCTGATGGGCTATTACCCGCTAACGGAAGGCGAGATTCGTCTCGACGGCCGTCCGTTAAGTTCGCTAAGTCACAGCGCGCTGCGCCATGGCGTGGCAATGGTGCAGCAAGATCCGGTTGTGCTGGCGGATTCCTTCCTGGCGAACGTTACGCTGGGGCGTGATATCTCCGAAGAACGCGTCTGGCAAGCGCTGGAAACGGTGCAACTGGCAGAGCTGGCGCGCAGCATGAGCGACGGCATTTATACGCCGTTGGGCGAGCAGGGGAATAATCTCTCAGTCGGGCAAAAACAGTTGCTGGCGCTGGCGCGCGTGCTGGTAGAAACACCGCAAATCCTGATCCTTGATGAAGCAACCGCCAGTATTGATTCCGGTACTGAACAGGCGATTCAGCACGCCCTGGCGGCGGTGCGCGAACATACTACGCTGGTGGTGATCGCTCACCGCTTATCGACCATTGTTGATGCCGACACCATTCTGGTGCTTCATCGTGGACAAGCCGTGGAGCAGGGGACGCACCAGCAACTGCTTGCGGCTCAGGGACGTTACTGGCAGATGTACCAACTGCAACTTGCAGGAGAAGAACTGGCTGCCAGCGTACGTGAAGAGGAATCGTTGAGCGCCTGA
- a CDS encoding YbaY family lipoprotein, whose protein sequence is MKLVHMASGLAVAIALAACADKSADIQTPAPAANTSIAATQQPAIQQPNVSGTVWIRQKVALPPDAVLTVTLSDASLADAPSKVLAQKAVRTEGKQSPFSFVLPFNPADVQPNARILLSAAVTVNDKLVFITDTVQPVINQGGTKADLTLVPVQQTAVPVQASGGATTTVPSTSPTQVNPSSAVPAPTQY, encoded by the coding sequence ATGAAACTCGTGCACATGGCCAGTGGTTTAGCGGTTGCGATTGCGTTGGCGGCTTGCGCGGATAAAAGCGCGGATATCCAGACGCCAGCACCGGCTGCAAATACGTCTATTGCAGCGACACAGCAACCTGCTATACAACAACCGAATGTTTCCGGTACGGTCTGGATCCGTCAGAAAGTCGCACTGCCGCCTGACGCCGTGCTGACCGTGACACTTTCTGACGCGTCGTTAGCGGATGCGCCTTCTAAAGTTCTGGCGCAGAAAGCAGTACGTACCGAAGGTAAACAGTCACCGTTCAGTTTTGTTCTGCCATTTAACCCGGCAGACGTTCAGCCGAATGCGCGTATCCTGTTGAGTGCGGCGGTTACCGTCAACGACAAACTGGTGTTTATCACCGATACCGTTCAACCGGTGATCAATCAGGGCGGAACCAAAGCTGACCTGACATTAGTGCCGGTTCAGCAAACCGCCGTGCCGGTTCAGGCCAGCGGTGGCGCAACAACCACTGTACCGTCGACTTCCCCGACACAAGTGAATCCGTCTTCGGCAGTTCCAGCACCTACGCAATACTAA
- a CDS encoding SmdA family multidrug ABC transporter permease/ATP-binding protein yields MRLFAQLSWYFRREWRRYLGAVALLVIIAMLQLVPPKVVGIVVDGVTEQHFTTGQILMWIATMVLIAVVVYLLRYVWRVLLFGASYQLAVELREDYYRQLSRQHPEFYLRHRTGDLMARATNDVDRVVFAAGEGVLTLVDSLVMGCAVLIMMSTQISWQLTLIALLPMPVMAIMIKRNGDALHERFKLAQAAFSSLNDRTQESLTSIRMIKAFGLEDRQSALFAADAEDTGKKNMRVARIDARFDPTIYIAIGMANLLAIGGGSWMVVQGSLTLGQLTSFMMYLGLMIWPMLALAWMFNIVERGNAAYSRIRTMLAEAPVVKDGSESVPEGRGKLDVNIRQFTYPQTHHPALENVSFVLKPGQMLGICGPTGSGKSTVLSLIQRHFDVSEGDIRFHDIPLTQLQLDSWRSRLAVVSQTPFLFSDTVANNIALGCPNATQQEIEHVARLASVHDDILRLPQGYDTEVGERGVMLSGGQKQRISIARALLVNAEILILDDALSAVDGRTEHQILHNLRQWGQGRTVIISAHRLSALTEASEIIVMQHGHIAQRGDHDVLAQQSGWYRDMYRYQQLEAALDDAPEIHEEAVDA; encoded by the coding sequence GTGCGATTATTTGCTCAACTAAGCTGGTATTTCCGTCGGGAATGGCGTCGCTATCTCGGGGCTGTGGCCTTGCTTGTCATTATCGCGATGCTGCAACTGGTTCCGCCGAAAGTAGTCGGGATTGTGGTCGATGGCGTGACGGAACAACACTTTACGACCGGACAGATCCTGATGTGGATCGCCACTATGGTGCTGATTGCAGTCGTGGTTTATCTACTGCGTTATGTCTGGCGTGTATTGTTGTTCGGTGCGTCTTATCAACTGGCTGTTGAACTGCGTGAAGATTATTACCGCCAGTTAAGCCGCCAGCATCCAGAATTTTACCTGCGTCACCGGACGGGGGACTTAATGGCCCGCGCGACGAATGACGTTGATCGCGTGGTATTTGCCGCCGGGGAAGGAGTGCTGACGCTGGTGGATTCGCTGGTGATGGGCTGCGCGGTGCTGATTATGATGTCAACGCAAATTAGCTGGCAGTTGACCTTAATAGCGCTGCTGCCGATGCCGGTGATGGCGATCATGATCAAACGTAATGGCGACGCTTTACATGAGCGTTTTAAGCTGGCGCAGGCGGCGTTTTCCAGCCTCAACGACCGCACCCAGGAGAGCCTCACCAGTATCCGTATGATTAAAGCCTTTGGTCTGGAAGATCGCCAGTCGGCGCTATTTGCCGCAGATGCCGAGGACACTGGCAAGAAAAACATGCGTGTGGCACGTATTGATGCTCGTTTCGATCCGACCATCTATATCGCTATTGGGATGGCGAATTTACTGGCGATTGGTGGGGGAAGCTGGATGGTTGTGCAGGGCAGTTTAACGCTGGGACAGCTCACCAGTTTTATGATGTATCTTGGCCTGATGATCTGGCCGATGCTGGCGCTGGCATGGATGTTTAACATTGTGGAACGCGGCAACGCGGCGTACAGCCGTATTCGAACGATGCTGGCGGAAGCGCCGGTCGTCAAAGATGGTAGCGAAAGTGTGCCGGAAGGACGCGGTAAACTGGATGTGAATATTCGCCAGTTTACCTATCCGCAAACTCACCATCCTGCGCTGGAAAACGTCAGTTTCGTATTGAAGCCCGGTCAGATGCTGGGCATTTGCGGGCCGACCGGTTCCGGCAAAAGTACCGTGCTGTCACTCATTCAGCGTCATTTCGACGTCAGCGAGGGGGATATTCGCTTTCATGATATTCCTCTGACGCAGCTACAACTCGACAGTTGGCGTAGCCGCCTGGCAGTCGTCAGTCAGACGCCGTTCCTTTTTTCCGACACCGTGGCGAATAACATTGCGCTGGGTTGCCCGAATGCTACCCAGCAAGAGATTGAGCACGTAGCGCGTTTGGCCAGTGTGCATGACGATATTCTTCGTCTGCCGCAAGGTTACGACACAGAAGTGGGCGAACGTGGCGTGATGCTTTCCGGTGGCCAAAAACAGCGTATCTCCATTGCCCGGGCGTTACTGGTGAATGCGGAAATCCTCATTCTGGATGATGCGCTTTCTGCGGTGGACGGACGCACAGAGCACCAGATCCTGCATAACCTGCGCCAGTGGGGACAGGGGCGAACGGTCATCATCAGCGCCCATCGTCTTTCTGCACTGACAGAAGCCAGTGAAATAATTGTGATGCAGCACGGGCATATCGCTCAACGCGGCGATCATGATGTGCTGGCGCAACAAAGCGGCTGGTATCGCGATATGTATCGCTATCAACAACTGGAGGCGGCGCTTGACGATGCCCCTGAAATTCACGAGGAGGCCGTTGATGCGTAG
- a CDS encoding MGMT family protein, which translates to MEKEDSFPQRVWQIVAAIPEGYVTTYGDVAKLAGSPRAARQVGAVLKRLPEGSTLPWHRVVNRHGTISLTGPDLQRQRQALQAEGVMVSGSGQIDLQRYRWIY; encoded by the coding sequence ATGGAAAAAGAAGATTCATTTCCCCAACGCGTCTGGCAAATCGTAGCCGCTATTCCCGAAGGCTATGTCACCACCTACGGTGATGTCGCAAAACTGGCAGGATCACCCCGCGCCGCGCGCCAGGTAGGCGCTGTGTTAAAGCGCCTACCCGAAGGCAGCACCTTGCCCTGGCACCGGGTGGTTAATCGCCATGGCACAATTTCGTTAACCGGCCCAGATTTACAGCGTCAGCGGCAGGCGTTGCAGGCAGAAGGTGTGATGGTGTCGGGAAGCGGGCAAATCGACTTGCAGCGTTATCGCTGGATTTATTAA
- the amtB gene encoding ammonium transporter AmtB has translation MKIATIKTGLASLAMLPGLVMAAPAVADKADNAFMMICTALVLFMTVPGIALFYGGLIRGKNVLSMLTQVTVTFALVCILWVVYGYSLAFGEGNNFFGNINWLMLKNIELTAVMGSIYQYIHVAFQGSFACITVGLIVGALAERIRFSAVLIFVVVWLTLSYIPIAHMVWGGGLLASHGALDFAGGTVVHINAAIAGLVGAYLVGKRVGFGKEAFKPHNLPMVFTGTAILYIGWFGFNAGSAGTANEIAALAFVNTVVATAAAILGWIFGEWALRGKPSLLGACSGAIAGLVGVTPACGYIGVGGALIIGVVAGLAGLWGVTMLKRLLRVDDPCDVFGVHGVCGIVGCIMTGIFAASSLGGVGFAEGVTMGHQVLVQLESIAITIVWSGVVAFIGYKLADLTVGLRVPEEQEREGLDVNSHGENAYNA, from the coding sequence ATGAAGATAGCGACGATAAAAACTGGGCTTGCTTCACTGGCGATGCTGCCAGGACTGGTAATGGCTGCTCCTGCGGTGGCAGATAAAGCCGACAATGCGTTTATGATGATTTGTACTGCGCTGGTGCTGTTTATGACTGTTCCGGGTATCGCGCTGTTTTATGGTGGCCTGATTCGCGGTAAAAACGTGCTGTCGATGCTGACACAGGTGACCGTGACCTTTGCATTGGTTTGTATTCTCTGGGTGGTTTACGGCTACTCACTGGCGTTTGGCGAGGGCAACAACTTCTTTGGCAACATTAACTGGTTAATGTTGAAAAATATCGAATTGACCGCGGTAATGGGCAGTATCTATCAGTATATCCACGTGGCGTTTCAGGGATCGTTTGCCTGTATTACCGTTGGCTTGATCGTCGGGGCGCTGGCGGAGAGGATTCGCTTCTCGGCAGTGTTAATCTTCGTGGTGGTGTGGTTGACGCTCTCTTACATTCCGATTGCGCATATGGTCTGGGGAGGCGGTTTGCTGGCTTCCCACGGTGCGCTGGATTTTGCCGGTGGCACAGTGGTGCACATTAACGCCGCAATCGCCGGTCTGGTAGGCGCGTATCTGGTCGGTAAACGCGTGGGCTTTGGCAAAGAGGCGTTTAAACCGCACAACCTGCCGATGGTCTTTACCGGAACTGCCATTCTTTATATCGGGTGGTTTGGTTTTAACGCCGGGTCTGCGGGCACGGCAAACGAAATTGCGGCACTGGCGTTTGTTAACACCGTGGTAGCAACGGCGGCGGCAATTCTTGGCTGGATCTTCGGTGAATGGGCACTGCGCGGTAAACCTTCTCTGCTGGGGGCTTGCTCTGGTGCGATTGCCGGTCTGGTCGGCGTGACGCCTGCCTGTGGTTACATTGGTGTTGGCGGCGCGTTGATTATCGGCGTGGTAGCTGGTCTGGCAGGCTTGTGGGGCGTGACTATGTTGAAACGTCTGCTGCGGGTGGATGATCCCTGCGATGTCTTCGGTGTACACGGCGTTTGCGGTATTGTCGGCTGTATCATGACCGGAATTTTTGCCGCCAGTTCGCTGGGCGGTGTGGGCTTCGCGGAAGGTGTGACGATGGGCCATCAGGTGTTGGTACAACTGGAAAGTATCGCCATTACGATCGTCTGGTCTGGTGTGGTGGCGTTTATCGGCTACAAACTGGCGGATTTGACGGTTGGCCTGCGTGTACCGGAAGAACAGGAACGTGAAGGGCTGGACGTCAATAGCCACGGCGAAAATGCCTATAACGCGTAA
- the decR gene encoding DNA-binding transcriptional regulator DecR: protein MLDKIDRKLLALLQQDCTLSLQALAEAVNLTTTPCWKRLKRLEDDGILIGKVALLDPEKIGLGLTAFVLIKTQHHSSEWYCRFVTVVTEMPEVLGFWRMAGEYDYLMRVQVADMKRYDEFYKRLVNSVPGLSDVTSSFAMEQIKYTTSLPIE, encoded by the coding sequence ATGTTAGATAAAATTGATCGTAAGCTGCTGGCCTTGCTACAGCAGGATTGTACCCTCTCTTTGCAGGCTCTGGCAGAAGCCGTTAATCTGACAACCACGCCTTGCTGGAAGCGTCTGAAACGGCTGGAGGATGACGGTATCCTTATCGGCAAAGTTGCCTTACTGGACCCGGAAAAAATTGGCCTCGGGCTGACCGCTTTTGTACTGATTAAAACGCAACATCACAGCAGCGAATGGTATTGCCGCTTTGTCACGGTGGTAACGGAAATGCCAGAAGTGCTGGGGTTCTGGCGCATGGCCGGTGAATACGATTATCTGATGCGTGTCCAGGTTGCCGACATGAAACGCTACGACGAGTTTTATAAGCGTCTGGTAAACAGCGTGCCAGGGCTGTCGGACGTTACTTCCAGTTTCGCGATGGAACAGATTAAATACACCACTTCTTTACCCATCGAATAA
- a CDS encoding DUF1428 domain-containing protein has protein sequence MKYVDGFVVAVPAENKDAYREMAAKAAPLFKEFGALRIVECWASDVPNGKVTDFRMAVKAEENEEVVFSWIEYPSKEVRDAANQKMMSDPRMKEFGESMPFDGKRMIYGGFESIIDE, from the coding sequence ATGAAGTATGTTGATGGGTTTGTTGTTGCTGTTCCTGCCGAAAATAAGGATGCCTACCGGGAAATGGCCGCAAAGGCCGCGCCACTGTTTAAAGAGTTTGGCGCGCTTCGCATTGTCGAATGTTGGGCCAGCGATGTGCCAAACGGCAAAGTGACCGATTTTCGCATGGCAGTGAAAGCGGAAGAGAATGAGGAAGTGGTGTTTAGCTGGATTGAATATCCTTCAAAAGAGGTCCGCGACGCTGCCAATCAAAAAATGATGTCTGACCCACGGATGAAAGAGTTCGGTGAATCAATGCCGTTTGATGGCAAACGGATGATTTACGGTGGGTTCGAGTCAATCATCGACGAGTAG